In Paenibacillus phoenicis, one genomic interval encodes:
- a CDS encoding penicillin-binding transpeptidase domain-containing protein yields the protein MIKRIKLRTLLIGGCITLFFAVLIGRAFWLQVVQADFWQAHAEELWSTKKLLPATRGTITDRNGDVLAVDAPAYTVAVNPELINKYGLQDEVVEGLGKVLGKDESELRKIVNAKKESGEYYTQREVRNEGWKIDQDLKNQVQALIDELKEKHSKLQDVGIYLIKDQKRYYPNQSLASHVLGYIDREGKAVSGIEAYFDEQLKGVDGSLEYKRDGRGIEIPKASEIYNPPKNGDNLKLTIDYTIQYYIEQAMKEAYDQLQPISMTVIAADPKTMEILGMANMPTYNPNEYWADVDQKNFYNHAIKSVYEPGSTFKIVTLAGAVQEGLFNPNATYKSGSIRVPGQTIHDLKRSGWGEITYLEGVKRSSNVAFVKLGYEMLGPERLKTYVDQFGFGKKTGIELPGESKGIVDPVQQADFAAMSYGHGKLLVTPLQQIVAVSAIANGGKLMEPHIVKSITDPQTGETVETKPKVLQQVISPDKAKEVGTYLEQVVSDQKIGTGRHAYIEGYRVAGKTGTAVKVVNGQYDYTKQVVSFIGYAPVDDPKIAVIVLIDEPKDSELGGGAAAAPVFKQIVNQTLQYMGVPKKIEGSASGNSSKTAASGPKVPDVGGLPVQQAKDKLSASRISYATYGKGDTIISQFPKAGTTLKSGQFVYLLTEKGSDINVPNLQGESLRDALELLSVLQIPVTANGEGYVVSQEVVNENGGRRVILTLEPPDKEETSSNDEQVEDASTSGDQGNDAGEKETSDSP from the coding sequence ATGATCAAGCGAATAAAGCTTCGAACACTGCTGATAGGGGGATGTATTACCCTCTTTTTTGCTGTATTGATCGGTAGAGCGTTTTGGCTGCAGGTCGTGCAAGCGGACTTTTGGCAGGCGCATGCGGAGGAGCTGTGGTCGACCAAAAAGTTGCTGCCCGCAACGAGGGGGACGATCACGGACCGGAACGGCGACGTCCTGGCGGTGGATGCTCCGGCTTACACGGTGGCCGTCAATCCCGAACTGATTAACAAGTACGGCCTTCAGGACGAGGTAGTTGAAGGGCTTGGCAAGGTCCTCGGTAAAGATGAAAGTGAACTCCGGAAAATCGTCAATGCCAAAAAAGAGTCCGGCGAGTACTATACGCAACGCGAGGTCCGGAACGAGGGCTGGAAGATTGATCAAGACCTGAAGAATCAGGTGCAGGCATTGATCGACGAGCTGAAGGAAAAGCATAGCAAACTGCAGGACGTCGGCATTTACTTGATCAAGGATCAGAAGCGGTATTATCCGAATCAAAGCTTGGCTTCCCACGTCTTGGGATACATCGACCGCGAAGGCAAAGCCGTATCCGGTATTGAAGCCTACTTCGATGAGCAGCTCAAGGGCGTTGACGGTTCACTCGAGTACAAGCGGGACGGCCGGGGAATTGAGATTCCGAAAGCCAGCGAAATTTATAACCCGCCGAAGAACGGAGACAACCTGAAGCTGACGATTGACTACACGATCCAGTACTACATCGAGCAGGCGATGAAGGAAGCGTACGATCAGCTGCAGCCGATCAGTATGACGGTGATTGCGGCCGATCCGAAGACGATGGAAATCCTTGGCATGGCGAATATGCCGACCTATAACCCCAATGAATATTGGGCGGATGTCGATCAGAAAAATTTCTATAACCACGCGATCAAATCCGTTTACGAGCCAGGTTCCACATTTAAAATCGTGACCTTGGCCGGGGCGGTACAGGAAGGCTTATTTAATCCAAATGCTACATACAAATCCGGCAGCATCCGGGTGCCGGGGCAAACGATTCACGACTTGAAGCGTTCCGGCTGGGGCGAGATCACGTATCTGGAAGGCGTGAAACGCTCCAGTAACGTCGCTTTCGTCAAGCTGGGTTACGAGATGCTGGGTCCGGAACGTCTGAAGACGTACGTCGATCAATTCGGATTCGGGAAAAAAACGGGCATCGAGCTGCCGGGGGAATCCAAAGGGATCGTGGATCCGGTGCAGCAGGCTGACTTTGCGGCGATGTCATACGGCCACGGGAAGCTGCTTGTGACGCCGTTGCAGCAAATTGTGGCGGTATCGGCCATCGCGAATGGCGGCAAGCTGATGGAGCCGCATATCGTCAAGTCCATCACCGATCCGCAAACCGGGGAGACGGTGGAAACCAAACCTAAAGTGCTTCAGCAGGTGATCTCTCCCGACAAAGCGAAAGAAGTTGGAACTTATTTGGAGCAGGTGGTCTCGGACCAAAAGATCGGGACGGGACGTCACGCCTACATCGAAGGGTATCGGGTTGCCGGTAAGACGGGGACTGCAGTAAAGGTAGTTAACGGCCAATATGATTACACGAAACAGGTCGTTTCATTTATCGGCTATGCGCCGGTGGATGATCCGAAGATCGCGGTTATCGTCTTGATCGACGAACCCAAGGACTCGGAACTGGGCGGGGGGGCCGCCGCCGCTCCGGTGTTTAAGCAGATCGTAAATCAAACGCTGCAGTATATGGGAGTTCCGAAAAAAATCGAAGGCAGCGCGTCCGGTAACTCCTCGAAGACAGCGGCTTCGGGACCAAAAGTTCCGGATGTCGGCGGGTTGCCAGTTCAACAAGCCAAGGACAAACTGTCGGCAAGTCGCATTTCCTATGCAACATATGGGAAAGGGGATACGATTATCTCCCAATTCCCGAAGGCGGGAACGACGCTCAAATCCGGGCAATTCGTTTACTTGCTTACGGAGAAGGGATCGGACATCAATGTGCCAAACCTGCAAGGCGAATCGCTGCGCGATGCCTTGGAGTTACTATCGGTCCTTCAAATCCCGGTTACGGCGAATGGGGAAGGCTACGTCGTCTCACAGGAGGTTGTCAACGAGAACGGCGGCAGACGTGTAATCCTTACCCTGGAACCGCCGGATAAGGAGGAAACTTCGTCCAACGATGAGCAGGTGGAGGATGCCTCAACCAGCGGCGATCAAGGGAACGATGCCGGAGAGAAGGAGACCTCGGACTCGCCATAG
- a CDS encoding ABC transporter ATP-binding protein encodes MEPILQVKDLHVSFQVKGGEVKAVRGMNFEVGKGETVAIVGESGSGKSVTAQTIMRLIPSPPSIIKQGEIIFQGQDLLKKSDKQMESIRGKDIGMIFQDPMTSLNPTIKVGRQITEVLIKHQKMSAGEAKKQAIEMLKLVGIKNAEARFNQYPHEFSGGMRQRAMIAIALACRPALLIADEPTTALDVTIQAQIMDVMKEMQSRLGTSIILITHDLGVVAGMCDRVIVMYAGEVVETGTKWEIFKNPQHPYTKGLLRSMPRLDQKKGEPLIPIIGTPPDLIKPPIGCPFAARCDQAMKICERIDPGATVFSETHTARCWDLHPMAKEVQSS; translated from the coding sequence ATGGAGCCGATTTTACAAGTTAAAGATTTGCATGTTTCCTTCCAAGTCAAAGGTGGAGAAGTGAAGGCCGTCCGCGGCATGAACTTTGAAGTGGGGAAAGGTGAAACGGTTGCGATCGTCGGCGAATCCGGCAGCGGCAAGAGCGTCACGGCCCAAACGATTATGCGCCTGATTCCGTCTCCTCCTTCCATCATTAAGCAAGGTGAAATTATTTTCCAAGGGCAAGACCTTTTGAAGAAAAGCGACAAGCAAATGGAATCGATCCGCGGGAAAGATATTGGCATGATATTTCAGGACCCGATGACCTCCTTGAATCCTACGATCAAAGTAGGCCGACAAATCACTGAAGTATTAATCAAACATCAGAAAATGTCAGCGGGCGAAGCGAAGAAACAGGCTATCGAGATGCTTAAGCTTGTAGGCATCAAAAATGCAGAAGCCCGCTTTAACCAATATCCACACGAATTCTCCGGGGGGATGCGGCAACGCGCCATGATCGCCATCGCACTTGCCTGCCGGCCTGCGCTGTTGATCGCTGACGAACCAACAACGGCGCTCGACGTGACGATTCAGGCTCAAATCATGGACGTCATGAAAGAGATGCAATCCCGGCTGGGCACCTCCATCATTTTGATCACCCATGACCTTGGCGTCGTAGCCGGCATGTGTGATCGCGTCATCGTCATGTATGCCGGTGAAGTGGTGGAGACCGGAACGAAGTGGGAGATCTTCAAAAACCCGCAGCATCCATACACCAAAGGTTTGCTGCGTTCGATGCCGCGTTTGGATCAGAAGAAGGGCGAACCGCTGATTCCGATTATCGGTACACCGCCGGATTTGATCAAGCCGCCGATTGGTTGCCCATTCGCCGCTCGTTGCGACCAAGCGATGAAGATTTGCGAACGCATCGACCCAGGCGCGACTGTATTTAGCGAAACGCATACAGCCCGCTGCTGGGATCTTCATCCGATGGCCAAGGAGGTACAGTCGTCATGA
- a CDS encoding stage V sporulation protein D, which translates to MKVSRFTVRRRLFWLLMVLCLLFAALAVRLAYVQIGKGAELSAKAEDSWRRNIPYSAKRGEISDRNGTVLAYNITTPTVMAIPVQIKNPEQTAKSLAPLLGMTEESVLKTITKRQSIVRLQPGGRKITMEKAQQIRDLALPGIVVAEDNKRYYPFGGLAAHILGFTGGYNQGLTGVESKYDNLLSGMNGSVSYLSDAGGRLMPGSSEKYVEPKDGLNLTLTIDKTIQSIIERELDQAMDRLQADSALTIAMNPKTGEILGMAARPGYEPGAYQEYDAEVYNRNLPIWMTYEPGSTFKIITLAAALEEKKVDLLNERFFDPGYVKVGGATLRCWKKGGHGSQTFLQVVENSCNPGFVALGQRLGKETLFQYIKNFGFGSKTGIDLNGEENGILFKLSQVGPVELATTSFGQGVSVTPIQQITAVSAAINGGKLYKPYVAKAWTNPETGEVVSENKPQLVRQVISEETSKQIRMALESVVANGTGGNAFIDGYRVGGKTGTAQKVVNGRYSQNEHIVSFIGFAPADDPQIVVYTAVDNPQGIQFGGVVAAPIVRNIMEDALEYMKVPPREQQVNKKYKYGETPIVTVPDLIGHTTQEIYEDLNMNFNLARSGTGNVVINQAPKAGARVEKGSTIRIYMGTEAEAEQQHDHNSITSE; encoded by the coding sequence GTGAAAGTATCCAGATTTACTGTACGACGAAGATTATTCTGGCTGTTAATGGTGTTGTGTTTGCTGTTTGCGGCGCTGGCCGTGCGTCTTGCCTACGTTCAAATCGGGAAAGGCGCTGAATTGTCCGCCAAAGCGGAGGATTCCTGGCGCCGGAACATCCCGTATTCGGCGAAGCGCGGCGAAATCAGCGACCGCAACGGCACGGTGCTTGCTTATAATATTACGACGCCAACGGTGATGGCCATTCCGGTGCAGATCAAAAATCCGGAGCAGACGGCCAAGAGCCTGGCGCCGCTGCTTGGGATGACCGAGGAATCGGTACTGAAGACGATCACCAAGAGACAATCCATAGTCAGGCTGCAACCCGGCGGACGCAAAATTACGATGGAAAAAGCGCAGCAAATTCGTGATTTGGCTCTTCCGGGTATTGTTGTTGCCGAAGACAATAAGCGCTACTACCCCTTCGGGGGATTGGCAGCACATATCCTGGGCTTCACCGGCGGCTACAACCAAGGCCTTACCGGCGTGGAAAGCAAATACGACAACCTGCTCAGCGGCATGAACGGAAGCGTGTCTTATTTGTCCGATGCCGGCGGGCGCTTGATGCCAGGTTCGTCGGAGAAATACGTGGAGCCGAAGGACGGCCTGAATCTGACGCTGACGATCGATAAGACGATCCAGAGCATCATCGAGCGGGAGTTGGATCAGGCGATGGACCGGCTGCAGGCTGATTCAGCGCTGACAATTGCGATGAACCCGAAGACGGGAGAAATCCTTGGCATGGCTGCCCGGCCGGGGTATGAGCCGGGAGCCTACCAAGAATATGATGCAGAAGTGTATAACCGGAATTTACCAATCTGGATGACGTACGAACCAGGTTCCACCTTCAAAATCATTACATTGGCTGCGGCATTGGAAGAGAAAAAGGTGGATTTGCTGAATGAGCGTTTTTTTGATCCGGGTTACGTCAAGGTGGGCGGGGCAACCCTGCGCTGCTGGAAGAAAGGCGGCCACGGCAGCCAAACGTTCCTTCAGGTCGTAGAAAACTCCTGCAACCCCGGGTTTGTCGCCTTAGGTCAACGGCTGGGGAAAGAAACGCTGTTCCAATACATCAAAAATTTCGGCTTCGGCAGCAAAACCGGCATCGACCTGAACGGGGAAGAGAACGGGATTCTGTTTAAGCTCTCGCAAGTAGGGCCGGTGGAACTGGCGACGACCTCGTTTGGTCAAGGCGTTTCGGTGACTCCGATCCAGCAGATTACGGCGGTATCCGCGGCGATCAACGGCGGCAAGCTGTATAAACCTTATGTAGCCAAAGCGTGGACGAATCCGGAGACGGGCGAGGTGGTTTCGGAGAACAAGCCGCAGCTGGTGCGGCAGGTCATTTCGGAAGAGACCTCCAAGCAGATCCGCATGGCGCTGGAAAGCGTCGTCGCTAACGGAACCGGCGGGAACGCGTTTATCGACGGGTATCGGGTTGGCGGCAAAACCGGGACAGCGCAAAAGGTTGTGAACGGGCGTTACTCGCAAAATGAACATATCGTTTCGTTTATCGGCTTCGCTCCGGCAGACGACCCGCAAATCGTCGTATACACGGCGGTGGATAACCCGCAAGGCATTCAATTCGGCGGCGTGGTGGCCGCTCCGATCGTACGCAACATCATGGAGGATGCACTGGAATATATGAAGGTTCCGCCTCGCGAGCAGCAGGTCAACAAGAAGTATAAATACGGAGAGACGCCAATCGTAACGGTACCTGATCTGATCGGCCACACGACCCAGGAAATCTACGAGGATTTGAACATGAACTTCAACCTGGCGAGATCCGGCACCGGCAATGTGGTGATCAACCAAGCTCCGAAAGCGGGGGCCCGGGTAGAGAAAGGATCGACGATCCGCATCTACATGGGGACAGAAGCGGAGGCAGAGCAACAGCATGATCATAACTCGATCACAAGTGAATAA
- the bshC gene encoding bacillithiol biosynthesis cysteine-adding enzyme BshC: MNVVQEQLSFVGPLAEVYVNQFATVQQLYESDPAEANSWAERVAWLDQSEHTRISRKAVAARLREYNRQYNPSPAVEQAIDQLEQPGTAVIVGGQQSGLFTGPLLVIYKAVTILKAAKAASARLNRPVVPVFWIAGEDHDWDEVNHTYVLAPDLQVRRIRMHRGSMDRLPVSFTKVTSEAWDKAISELEQLLPDSEHKAALLDLARSSSADADNLTAAFAKLMGALFGKYGLVLLDSSDPELRRLEVPVFEQMIRHNDELESAYHETVRDLAGLGFEPSAEVAENGANLFYINEHERLLLFKQEGRFEDRKGKVSFTADELLAELREHPERFSNNVLTRPLMQDSLLPVLGSVLGPGEIAYWGLTRKAFHKLGLKMPLLLAREAFTVVDRTVQKYMQKYQLSWDDVKDAEGFRRRRGAWLAAQERMPVDKRFDEVIAAFGELYNPLIEELAGVQSDLSRLGAVNRDKIIGQIEYLRGKAKDALEKIHETGLRHFDRIQLSLFPLSKPQERVYNLFDALNRYGTDWIEGLMNIPYELTGKHRIIYL; the protein is encoded by the coding sequence ATGAATGTCGTTCAAGAGCAACTTTCATTTGTGGGGCCGCTGGCTGAAGTATACGTCAATCAGTTTGCTACGGTTCAGCAATTGTATGAGAGCGACCCGGCGGAGGCCAACAGCTGGGCTGAACGAGTCGCATGGCTTGATCAATCAGAGCATACGCGCATAAGTCGGAAGGCAGTCGCTGCCCGACTTCGTGAATATAACAGACAATATAACCCGTCCCCGGCCGTTGAACAGGCGATCGATCAACTCGAGCAGCCGGGGACGGCGGTGATTGTCGGCGGGCAGCAAAGCGGGTTATTCACCGGGCCGCTGCTCGTGATCTATAAAGCCGTGACCATCCTCAAAGCGGCGAAGGCCGCTTCGGCCCGGTTAAATCGTCCGGTGGTGCCGGTGTTCTGGATTGCCGGCGAGGATCACGACTGGGATGAGGTCAATCACACCTATGTGTTGGCGCCGGATTTACAGGTGCGTCGGATTCGCATGCACCGCGGCAGCATGGACCGGCTGCCGGTCAGCTTCACGAAGGTGACGTCCGAGGCGTGGGACAAGGCCATTTCAGAGCTGGAGCAGCTGTTGCCCGACAGCGAGCATAAGGCGGCGCTCCTGGACTTGGCACGAAGCTCGTCAGCGGATGCGGATAACTTGACGGCAGCTTTTGCCAAGCTGATGGGAGCTTTGTTTGGAAAATACGGACTGGTGCTGCTGGACTCGTCAGATCCTGAGTTGCGCCGGCTGGAAGTACCGGTGTTTGAGCAAATGATTCGCCACAATGATGAGCTGGAATCGGCTTACCACGAAACGGTACGGGATTTGGCGGGCTTGGGATTTGAACCTTCGGCTGAAGTGGCCGAAAATGGAGCGAATTTGTTCTATATTAATGAACATGAACGGCTGCTGTTGTTTAAACAGGAAGGGCGCTTCGAAGACCGCAAGGGCAAAGTCTCCTTTACGGCTGACGAGCTGCTCGCCGAGCTGCGGGAGCATCCGGAGCGGTTCAGCAATAATGTGTTAACTCGCCCCTTGATGCAGGACAGTTTGCTTCCCGTCCTTGGCTCGGTTCTCGGCCCCGGCGAAATTGCTTACTGGGGGCTGACGCGCAAGGCGTTTCATAAGCTTGGGCTGAAAATGCCACTGCTGCTGGCACGGGAAGCTTTTACGGTGGTAGATCGAACCGTGCAAAAGTATATGCAGAAATATCAGCTCAGCTGGGATGATGTGAAGGATGCCGAAGGCTTCCGCCGCAGACGTGGAGCTTGGCTTGCGGCGCAGGAGCGGATGCCGGTCGACAAGCGGTTTGATGAGGTCATCGCTGCGTTTGGAGAGCTATACAATCCGCTCATTGAGGAGCTGGCAGGAGTTCAAAGCGATTTGTCCAGACTCGGGGCGGTGAACCGAGACAAGATCATCGGCCAAATCGAGTATTTGCGCGGCAAGGCGAAGGATGCGTTGGAGAAAATTCATGAGACCGGCTTACGCCATTTCGACCGGATTCAACTCTCGCTATTCCCTCTAAGCAAGCCGCAGGAGAGAGTTTACAATCTCTTTGATGCATTAAATCGATATGGGACGGATTGGATCGAAGGCCTGATGAATATCCCTTATGAGTTAACTGGCAAACATCGAATCATCTATTTATAG
- the mraZ gene encoding division/cell wall cluster transcriptional repressor MraZ → MFMGEFQHSIDDKGRIIIPAKFRELLGSSFVVTRGLDQCLFVYPMQEWEVLEQKLKALPLMKSDARAFTRFFFSGATECEWDKQGRVNLPSNLRQYAKLEKDCVVLGVSNRVEIWSKDTWEQYFQQSEDTFNEIAEKLVDFNFDL, encoded by the coding sequence ATGTTTATGGGGGAGTTCCAACATAGCATTGACGATAAAGGCCGGATTATTATTCCGGCTAAGTTTCGTGAACTCCTCGGCAGCTCTTTCGTGGTTACCCGCGGCTTGGACCAGTGTCTTTTCGTTTATCCGATGCAGGAATGGGAAGTGCTGGAACAGAAGCTGAAGGCTTTGCCACTGATGAAATCCGACGCCCGTGCGTTTACCCGCTTCTTTTTCTCGGGTGCAACCGAATGTGAATGGGATAAACAGGGAAGGGTAAACTTGCCAAGTAATTTACGGCAGTATGCCAAGCTGGAGAAGGATTGCGTTGTTTTAGGCGTGTCGAATCGCGTGGAAATTTGGAGCAAAGACACGTGGGAGCAATACTTCCAGCAGTCGGAAGATACGTTTAACGAAATTGCTGAGAAGCTGGTGGATTTCAACTTCGATCTTTAG
- the rsmH gene encoding 16S rRNA (cytosine(1402)-N(4))-methyltransferase RsmH codes for MFHHITVLKEEATEGLRIKPDGIYVDCTLGGGGHSSVILSKLGPGGRLIAFDQDDWALDNAKERLAAYADKLTLVKSNFRYIEQKLREIEGVPQLNGVPQVDGVLFDLGVSSPQFDEGERGFSYNADAPLDMRMDQSAALTAREIVNTWPEREIARILFQYGEEKFSRRIAKVIADRRAQEPIETTGQLVELIKEGIPAAARRTGGHPAKRSFQALRIAVNDELGAFEEGLHAAIRCLAPEGRVSVITFHSLEDRICKQIFASYVEKCTCPPDFPMCVCGGKGSLKLINRKPIVPSEQELADNPRARSAKLRVAEKLQTGVEVS; via the coding sequence TTGTTCCATCACATCACGGTACTCAAAGAAGAAGCGACAGAAGGGCTGCGCATCAAGCCGGACGGCATTTATGTGGATTGTACGCTGGGAGGCGGCGGCCACAGCTCCGTCATCTTATCCAAGCTAGGTCCAGGGGGAAGGCTGATCGCTTTCGACCAGGACGACTGGGCGCTGGACAATGCCAAGGAGCGGCTCGCAGCCTATGCGGACAAGTTAACTTTGGTAAAAAGCAATTTCCGCTACATCGAGCAAAAACTGCGGGAGATCGAAGGGGTGCCGCAGCTAAACGGGGTTCCCCAGGTGGACGGCGTATTGTTCGACCTCGGTGTTTCCTCCCCTCAGTTTGACGAAGGGGAGCGGGGGTTTAGCTATAACGCGGACGCGCCGCTCGATATGCGGATGGATCAATCGGCCGCATTGACGGCTCGGGAGATCGTAAATACGTGGCCGGAACGCGAAATTGCTCGTATTTTGTTCCAATACGGCGAGGAGAAATTTTCCAGGCGGATCGCCAAGGTCATTGCAGACCGGCGAGCACAGGAGCCGATCGAAACGACGGGGCAGCTCGTCGAGCTGATCAAGGAGGGCATCCCGGCGGCTGCAAGGCGTACGGGGGGCCACCCAGCGAAGCGCAGCTTTCAGGCATTGCGCATCGCGGTTAACGATGAGCTGGGCGCATTCGAAGAAGGGCTGCATGCGGCCATCCGTTGTTTGGCGCCGGAAGGACGGGTTTCGGTCATCACCTTCCACTCGTTGGAGGACCGAATCTGTAAGCAAATCTTTGCCAGCTATGTGGAGAAATGTACTTGCCCGCCCGATTTTCCGATGTGCGTGTGCGGCGGCAAAGGATCACTTAAATTAATCAACCGGAAACCAATCGTTCCGTCGGAGCAGGAGTTGGCTGACAATCCGAGGGCCCGTTCCGCGAAATTACGCGTGGCGGAGAAATTGCAAACCGGTGTGGAGGTATCGTAA
- a CDS encoding ABC transporter ATP-binding protein: protein MSKGKTLIEVEGLKKYFNVGGGNVLKAVNDISFSIAEGETLGLVGESGCGKSTAGRTILRLYEPTAGSVRFNGVDISKLPPKKMKAMRRDMQMIFQDPYASLNPRFTVTDIIGEALDIHGLAGSKAERKKRVEELLDMVGLNPDHATRYPHEFSGGQRQRIGIARALAVNPKFIICDEPISALDVSIQAQVVNLLEDLQDRLGLTYLFIAHDLSMVKHISDRVAVMYLGRIVELADSEELYANPMHPYTKTLLSAIPIPDPEIEANKKRIVLEDTTSGPIGKEGVASGGLYDLENSELVEVSKGHFVSMPKKG, encoded by the coding sequence ATGAGCAAAGGCAAAACTCTAATTGAAGTTGAAGGCTTGAAAAAATACTTTAACGTTGGCGGCGGTAACGTACTGAAGGCGGTCAACGACATCAGCTTCTCGATTGCCGAAGGCGAAACGCTTGGCCTCGTTGGCGAATCGGGCTGCGGTAAATCGACCGCGGGCCGTACGATTCTTCGTTTGTACGAGCCGACGGCTGGCAGCGTTCGCTTCAACGGCGTGGACATCAGCAAATTGCCGCCGAAGAAAATGAAAGCGATGCGCCGCGACATGCAGATGATCTTCCAGGATCCGTATGCATCGCTGAATCCGCGGTTTACCGTTACGGATATCATCGGGGAAGCGCTGGATATTCACGGTTTGGCCGGATCTAAAGCAGAACGCAAGAAACGGGTTGAAGAATTGCTGGATATGGTTGGTTTGAACCCGGACCATGCAACCCGTTATCCGCACGAATTCTCCGGCGGTCAGCGCCAACGGATCGGGATTGCCCGTGCGCTGGCGGTGAATCCGAAGTTCATCATCTGTGACGAACCGATTTCGGCGCTGGACGTATCCATTCAGGCACAGGTTGTCAACCTGCTTGAGGATCTTCAGGACCGTCTCGGATTAACGTATCTGTTTATCGCGCACGACTTGTCCATGGTGAAGCATATCAGTGACCGTGTGGCCGTGATGTATCTGGGCCGGATCGTGGAGCTGGCAGACAGCGAAGAGTTGTATGCCAACCCGATGCACCCTTATACAAAAACGCTCCTGTCCGCGATTCCGATCCCGGATCCGGAAATTGAAGCTAACAAGAAACGGATTGTTCTGGAGGATACCACCAGCGGTCCAATCGGCAAAGAAGGGGTTGCCAGCGGAGGTTTGTACGACTTGGAGAACTCCGAGCTGGTTGAAGTGTCTAAAGGACATTTCGTCTCCATGCCGAAAAAAGGTTGA
- a CDS encoding adenosylhomocysteinase: protein MSSLAIQNSIITDLKLAPEGHLKIDWVEAHMPVLNRIRKQFEAEQPFKGLKVTISLHLEAKTAYLAKVIQAGGAEVTITGSNPLSTQDDVCAALVEDGITVYAKYNPEPEEYKALLIKALETKPDLIIDDGGDLVTILHSERQDLLENVRGGAEETTTGILRLKAMDKEGQLKFPMVAVNDAYCKYLFDNRYGTGQSVWDGINRTTNLVVAGKTVVVVGYGWCGKGVAMRAKGLGANVVVTEVDAIKAVEAVMDGFQVMPMLEAAKIGDFFVTVTGNRDVIRGEHYDVMKDGAILSNAGHFDVEVNKPELAERSVSVRTVRKNIEEYQLKDGRKMYLLAEGRLVNLAAGDGHPAEIMDMTFALQALSLKYVNDRYKEIGKTVVNVPYELDEQVARFKLESLGVNIDTLSAEQRAYLDSWQEH, encoded by the coding sequence ATGAGTTCGTTAGCGATTCAGAACAGCATCATTACCGACTTGAAGCTTGCGCCGGAGGGGCATTTGAAGATCGATTGGGTGGAAGCCCACATGCCGGTGCTGAACCGGATTCGGAAGCAATTTGAGGCGGAGCAGCCTTTTAAAGGACTGAAAGTGACCATCTCGCTTCATTTGGAAGCCAAAACGGCCTACTTGGCTAAAGTTATCCAAGCCGGTGGGGCGGAAGTGACGATTACCGGCAGCAATCCGCTGTCGACGCAGGACGATGTTTGTGCTGCACTCGTTGAAGATGGCATCACCGTTTATGCCAAATATAATCCTGAACCGGAAGAATATAAGGCGTTGTTAATTAAAGCGCTGGAGACGAAGCCGGATCTGATCATCGACGATGGCGGTGATTTGGTTACGATCTTGCACTCGGAACGTCAGGATTTGCTGGAGAATGTGCGGGGCGGCGCTGAAGAGACGACCACCGGGATTTTGCGCCTGAAAGCGATGGACAAGGAAGGCCAGCTGAAATTCCCAATGGTTGCAGTAAATGATGCTTATTGCAAATACTTGTTCGACAACCGCTACGGCACCGGCCAATCGGTGTGGGACGGAATTAACCGGACGACGAATCTGGTCGTTGCTGGGAAAACCGTCGTGGTTGTCGGCTACGGCTGGTGCGGCAAAGGCGTGGCGATGCGGGCCAAAGGCCTTGGCGCTAACGTCGTTGTTACCGAAGTTGACGCGATCAAAGCGGTGGAAGCCGTGATGGACGGCTTCCAAGTGATGCCGATGCTGGAAGCGGCGAAGATCGGCGATTTCTTCGTCACTGTGACCGGCAACCGCGACGTGATTCGCGGCGAGCATTATGATGTGATGAAGGACGGCGCGATTCTGTCCAATGCCGGCCACTTCGACGTGGAAGTCAACAAGCCTGAGCTTGCGGAGCGTTCGGTTTCGGTTCGCACCGTGCGCAAGAACATTGAGGAATATCAGTTGAAGGACGGACGCAAAATGTACCTGCTCGCCGAAGGCCGTCTGGTGAACTTGGCCGCCGGCGACGGACATCCGGCCGAAATCATGGACATGACGTTTGCGCTGCAGGCGTTGTCCTTGAAATACGTGAATGACCGTTATAAGGAAATCGGGAAAACGGTTGTTAACGTCCCTTATGAGCTGGACGAGCAAGTGGCCCGCTTCAAACTGGAAAGCCTCGGCGTGAACATCGATACGCTGTCCGCTGAGCAACGCGCTTACCTGGATAGCTGGCAGGAGCATTAA